A window of Infirmifilum lucidum contains these coding sequences:
- a CDS encoding ABC transporter substrate-binding protein has product MSEQKGKQKSRVILAVAIIALLAVVGLAVLFFVKPAPTPAEKPKLVIWGRATFVPPQMYWVEKKVREWAAKNNVDVEITWLAVADIGKKLIAAVEAGNPPDIVINGHPVAIFAERGLLLPIDDIVKNLNESDIYEVKLKQCSWEGHYYCIPTMFEATWLHVRWDIVEKAGAQDLFPLKTLDDLYVAAKKLHMVEPGVYGIGLPLGLNGYDTWWTFQHFWGGYGGGMLTSRSVNGVIMDKEPYRSALKRAFEIERKIWTEGLTPPDSDQWVDVSNNKAYIEGKIAMAINPASIYYALMTQNPKLAAVTKLFLLPVSVDCGDESVFIFKTTKYPELAKDLVYYLFADKDDYRRGFVEASALYALPIFKSQMAVISRDWKAGKYLAFGEDPAKAIEKVKFMETAAFPLGERTTVSETFREGFIWNEMIQRAVVKGENYDTVIDFYAQKLREEVKRVYGG; this is encoded by the coding sequence ATGAGTGAGCAAAAAGGTAAGCAGAAGAGTAGGGTGATCCTAGCCGTCGCGATCATAGCATTACTAGCGGTAGTAGGCCTAGCTGTGCTTTTCTTCGTCAAACCAGCACCAACCCCAGCAGAGAAGCCTAAACTCGTAATCTGGGGGAGAGCAACATTCGTCCCCCCACAAATGTACTGGGTTGAAAAGAAAGTAAGGGAATGGGCGGCTAAGAATAATGTTGATGTAGAGATAACATGGCTAGCAGTAGCCGACATAGGTAAGAAACTAATTGCCGCTGTTGAAGCCGGGAATCCACCAGATATCGTGATAAACGGGCACCCTGTCGCAATATTTGCCGAGCGTGGCCTTCTGCTACCAATCGACGATATTGTAAAGAATCTCAACGAGAGCGACATCTACGAAGTCAAGTTAAAACAGTGTTCATGGGAAGGACACTACTACTGTATCCCCACGATGTTTGAAGCAACATGGCTACACGTTAGATGGGACATCGTAGAGAAGGCTGGTGCACAGGACTTGTTCCCCCTGAAAACACTAGACGACTTATATGTTGCCGCTAAGAAGCTACATATGGTTGAGCCCGGCGTGTATGGGATAGGATTACCACTCGGACTAAATGGGTATGACACGTGGTGGACTTTCCAGCACTTTTGGGGTGGCTACGGAGGTGGGATGTTGACAAGCAGGTCTGTTAACGGGGTTATAATGGACAAGGAGCCGTACAGGAGTGCTCTTAAGAGGGCCTTTGAGATAGAGAGGAAAATTTGGACAGAGGGGCTTACACCGCCTGACAGCGACCAGTGGGTTGATGTCTCTAACAACAAAGCCTACATCGAGGGGAAGATAGCTATGGCTATAAACCCTGCTAGTATCTACTACGCTCTAATGACCCAGAACCCAAAGCTAGCTGCAGTCACAAAACTCTTCCTATTACCAGTTTCGGTTGACTGTGGGGATGAGAGCGTATTTATATTCAAGACAACAAAATACCCAGAGCTTGCAAAAGACCTCGTCTACTACCTATTCGCCGACAAAGATGACTACAGGCGAGGTTTCGTAGAAGCCTCAGCGCTCTATGCGCTCCCAATTTTCAAGAGTCAAATGGCTGTAATTTCAAGAGACTGGAAAGCAGGCAAATACCTCGCATTCGGTGAAGACCCGGCCAAAGCAATAGAGAAAGTCAAATTCATGGAGACAGCAGCATTCCCGCTTGGCGAAAGAACAACAGTCAGTGAAACCTTCCGTGAAGGCTTCATTTGGAACGAAATGATTCAGAGAGCGGTCGTCAAAGGAGAGAACTACGACACAGTAATAGACTTCTACGCTCAAAAACTACGAGAGGAGGTAAAGAGAGTATATGGCGGATAA
- a CDS encoding carbohydrate ABC transporter permease: protein MKRRLKDSMYRWFYVLPTVVLVFFIFIVPIIYEVWLSFQAKPVGGEPVFAGLYNYQRLLSSETFYKTVANTIIYSFSSVFVKALIGLGAALLLNEKFWGRGFLRGFSILPWAFPSFVCAVLFWFNYDYRGTFNTLLKALGLQPVHWLSYNNAMLSVVILNIWHGWPFFFMGYLAGLQAIPVDLYEAADIDGATALQKFRHITLPMLKPVILTVVLLSLMWTMGEFTQIYMTTGGGPIDATLTIPIQTYKIAFQTEVNMPLAAAYSILVLPIYLALIYFTLRQMGE from the coding sequence ATGAAAAGAAGGCTTAAGGACTCTATGTACCGGTGGTTCTACGTGCTTCCCACAGTAGTTCTAGTATTCTTCATCTTCATCGTACCAATAATCTACGAAGTGTGGCTCAGTTTCCAGGCTAAACCTGTTGGCGGCGAACCAGTATTTGCTGGGCTTTATAACTACCAGAGGCTTCTCTCCTCCGAAACTTTCTACAAGACAGTAGCTAACACGATAATATACTCGTTTTCCTCTGTATTCGTAAAAGCATTGATCGGACTTGGCGCAGCTCTCCTCTTAAACGAGAAGTTCTGGGGGAGGGGCTTCTTGAGAGGTTTTTCTATTCTCCCCTGGGCATTTCCATCTTTTGTTTGCGCAGTTCTCTTCTGGTTTAACTACGATTACAGAGGTACATTTAATACACTCCTGAAAGCCCTCGGTTTACAACCCGTACACTGGCTGAGCTACAACAACGCGATGTTGTCAGTGGTTATACTCAATATATGGCATGGCTGGCCTTTCTTCTTCATGGGGTATTTGGCAGGACTACAGGCGATACCTGTTGACCTCTACGAGGCAGCGGACATCGATGGCGCTACAGCACTTCAGAAGTTCAGGCATATAACTCTCCCCATGCTAAAACCTGTTATACTTACTGTGGTTCTCTTATCCCTAATGTGGACTATGGGCGAATTCACCCAGATATACATGACAACGGGCGGAGGCCCTATCGATGCAACTCTCACTATACCAATCCAGACATACAAGATAGCCTTCCAGACAGAAGTTAACATGCCGCTAGCAGCAGCGTATAGTATCCTAGTTCTGCCCATCTACCTTGCCTTGATATACTTCACGTTGAGACAGATGGGGGAGTAG